The genomic DNA AAATGGTAGAAGGGGATTTCAAAGGATTTTCTGGTCAATGGTGTTTAGAACCTTATTCTTTGAATATCGGTCAAGGAACAATTCTCTGCTATACAATCCAAGTTTGGCCTAAGCTGACCATGCCTATATCCATAATTGAACACCGCCTCAGCAAAGACTTACAATTAAACCTCCTGGCAATTCGTCAGCGGGCAATGGAATTAAGCAAAACCTAATAAGTATTTATGCCCACATTAGTCAAAGCCTACAGTGTGGGTTATCCTTCTCAAAGATGGAAAAAGCACAGAAGTAAATCAAGTAGGAAAAAGAGAGAGTCTTCCATCCGCTTGTCTGCTGTTTTTTATTAAAGTACCCCCAAGGGAATTCGAATCCCTGTTACCTCCGTGAAAGGGAGGTGTCCTAGGCCTCTAGACGATGGGGGCATCTGTCTTTTCACTTTTCATAATCTACTGGATTTTCCAGAGAATGTCAACACCTTTGATAAAAAAAATTTTCAGCCTGTCAGTTATGGCATAACAGCCTGAATTCTTGGATATTAAAAGCCCCCAGATACACTTGAGAAGTTGATCTAAAATCTGGAATGGATAATCAAAACATTTTCGATGGATATTACTGCTAATTTTTCGGTCGCCAAATAACGAAAAAAGATGTACTATAAGAAACTAGGCATAAAAAAATATTTGATTTTCTTTACGATGGGTGTGCTGTTGTACCCTGTAAAGAGAGTGTTTATAATTCTTTACAAAGGATTTTGAAATCAATCACTCAAAATCTACAACATGGAAGCATCTTTTCAAATCACCCTACAAATGGTGTTCACAGTTCTAGCCGGCATCAGCGCCCAAGTGATGGCCGCATATTTTAAGCTGCCGAGCATCGTCTTATTACTCTTGTTAGGCATTCTATTAGGCGCAGATGGGGTTGGCTTATTGCATCCTCATTTACTAGGAACTGGACTAGAAGTAATTGTCTCCCTAGCAACGGCGATCATTCTATTTGAGGGCGGACTCAAATTAGATTTAAAAGAAATGGGTCGCGTTTCCGTTAGTTTGCAATTACTCGTCACCTTGGGAACGTTAATTACTTTGATCGGTGGCAGTATGGCGGCTCACTGGCTGGGGGAATTTCCCTGGAATATAGCTTTTCTCTATGCTTCCATAGTCGTAGTTACAGGACCCACAGTTGTTGGGCCATTACTAAAACAAATTAACGTAGACAGACAAGTAGCCACCTTATTAGAAGGGGAAGGGGTTTTAATTGATCCTGTGGGAGCTATTTTGGCTTACGTTGTTCTGGATACCATTTTAAATGGTGATCCCGACCCAACCAAAGCCATTATGGGTTTGGCCTTGCGTTTGAGTGTAGGCGCAATGATTGGGGGTCTAGGCGGTTATTTGATGAGTTTGATTTTAAAACGTGCCAACTTCTTATCCTTTGAACTCAAAAACCTAGTGGTTTTAGCTGTCCTGTGGGGTTTATTTACCCTAGCTCAAACAATCCGCAGCGAGTCAGGAATTATGACAACAGTGGCAGCGGGAGCAGTGTTAGCTAACTCATCAGTTCCAGAAGAACGCCTATTACGCAGCTTTAAAAACCAACTGACAATTCTCAGTGTTTCTGTACTGTTTATCCTGCTGGCGGCTGATTTATCCATTGCCAGTGTGTTTGCTTTAGGTTGGGGCAGTTTATTGACTGTTTTGGTCTTGATGTTTTTGGTACGTCCCATTAACATTCTTCTGTGTACTTTGAACAGTGATCTTAATTGGCGGCAAAAATTATTTTTGAGTTGGGTTGCACCTAGAGGAATAGTGTCTGCTTCTGTGGCTTCTTTATTTGCCATTTCCCTGACACAAAGGGGAGTCAATGGTGGTGATGCTATCAAAGCTTTGGTGTTCTTAACAATTATCATGACTGTTTTCTGTCAGGGGTTAACCGCTGGCTGGCTGGTGAAATTATTGCGAATTACTTCTCAAGATGCCACTGGGGCGGTGATAGTTGGTTGTAATCCCCTGAGTTTGCTGATTGCGCGCTTTTTCCAAGAACGGGGGGAAAAGGTCGTCATGATTGACACTGACTCAGAATATTTTGCTCAAGCTGAAGCTCAAAACTTGCGCGTAATTGCCAGTAGTGCGCTAGATACAGAAGTTTTAGAAGAAGCAGGAATTGCTTCCTTGGGAACTTTTTTAGCCATGACTAATAATGGAGAAGTAAATTTTGTTTTAGCCCAACGCGCTGCTGAGGAATTTAGCCCACCCCGTGTTTTAGCGGTATATCCCCGCAATCCTCAAGCCTCCAATACTAAAATTCAAGCAAATAATAGAGTAAATCAAGCTTTTGTCCAGGATTTTCCTATTAAAACTTGGCATGAATACTTAAATAGTAGCCGGGTGAAGTTAGGGACGACTACTTTGAATGCCGCAGAATTTGATGTCCAACAAAAACACATACAAGAAAAAATTCAGGATGGTGTCTTAGTACCACTATTACTGGAGAGGGAAGAAAGTTTGCAAGTAATGTCAGTTAATCAAAATTGGCTGGTTGGCGATCGCATTATCTACTTGTTATATGATTCGCGCCCAAACTTACTAAAACGCTTATCTGGTGCTAGTCAATCTACAGCTTTAGCTTTGGAGACGTTACCAGAGGTGGAAGAAGTACCTACTGCCAAGTTATCTCAACTTTCCGCCACTGAAGCACCTGGCAATTGAAAACCAAGATTTTCTAGGCATTTGCATAAAACTTCATACTTGTATTGACTTTATCCCAGCAATGGTAAATAACAGAAATTTTCCTGTTTTGAGCGTATTTACAGGAAGTTATTGATTACAGCATATTCTGGATATATCAGATGGGATTTTTGGTTAAAAAGCTATCTCACAACAGCTTAATGAATACGGTAATTTTTCCTTGATATTGTATTTAGGGCTGACTGAATTGACCAAAAACCTGGAAATGAAGATAGTCAAAGGGCTATTCAAGGTGGATGAGATGCTATCTCAAGATGATTCTGCCCTCTTTTTGGCTCCCCCTTCTCACTCCTCTTGCTCAAGAAAAACTTTTTTAGTAAGATTTAAGTATTTAGTTTGTAGTTAGTCAATCGAAATCAAGTAACTGTAATAATTGCATCTTCATCTATTTTTTAGACATTAAATCAACCTACATCTAAAAATGGCAATATAATTTAAAAGATAAAATCCTTAGTGCAGCATGATAAGTGTTATGAAACTCTTATAGGCTGCGGCCTAATTATAATAGTCAACTACAACTGATCTGAGTGAACGGATAAAAATTATGTCTTATGTCTCCATGCTGAAAAATATACCAGAAGTATTAAACCAACCAACTGGAATAGCAGCTATAGCCTCTCTTGGTATCCATGGTGCTATTGCTTTAATCGTGCCATTGATGCCTGTAAATTCTACTCAATCAACAGAAGCTAACGCTAAAAAAGCTGTTGGATTAATAGAATTAAGCCCAGCAGACCAGGCTAGGCTACCACAAACTCCAGATAATTCTCAAGTTGCTTTACAACCACTGCAATTACCGCAAAAACCGCAAATTAAACTGCCTGACTTTGATAGTGAAATAACTATTATTCCGCCTTTACAAACTCCATTACCTAAGCAACAGGTATTACCAACTATTCCTAGATCCGCATCTAACTATAATCTTTCTTACTTGCCAAGACAGCAAGCAACACCAATGTTTACTCAGAGGGATTTTAGAACTCAAGTTTCTAATTTCCGCATTAGTAGTAATCAATCTCGTTCTGTCCCTCGCGTTGGATCTCGTTCCGTTTCTCCGTTCGTTGATGATATAGATACCAAAATTAGAGAAACCCAGCCTATAAATGTTAACAGGTTACCAGAAGTTCAGGTCAGTAACGGAATATCTGGAGAACCATTAGTTAACCCATCAGCGGATGCTATTGATATTGGTTCTACGAAAAAACCTCAAGAATTTACAGAATTTAAAAATCCCCAGTTGGGAAGTGATCTCCCAGAAGTCACTGCTAGTTCCCCTGCTGGACTTCGTGTTGGTGAATCTTCAGAAGGTAAGAGTCCATTACTATCAGCTGCACCAATTGTCATCCCATCTTCAGAAAACTCAACCCAGGAACAAACTATAGTACCTACTATTAGTAAATCTGAGGCTCAGATTCAGAAAAACCAACAGTTACTGGCCAAGCTGAAATCCGATGACAATTTGAGAAAAACTGTCCAGCAGGAATATCCTAACATTCAGAAGCAAGCTGTTATCCGTAAAACTATTCCTACCAATCATCCAGAAATAGAGGGTATTGTATCAGGTCAATTAGTTGTAGATCCTGATGGGAAGGTTTTAGATATTAAGTTTCAAGGTGGAGCAGTAACTCCTCAACTACAATCAAAAACTAGGGCTTTCTTCAGTGCAAATGCACCTAAAGGTGAACAGCAAATTAGTTATTATCCTTTCCAACTTCAGTTTAAAAATACTAACAACGATTCGATGACAGGCAAGAATACACAGCTAAAGCCTTCACAAAATCAGAATAATCAACAAGCTGCGGATCAGCAAGATAGAAAAACCCAACCAAAAAATCAAGCTGTGATTATTCCTAACCCATCATCAACACCTGAAGTAGTTGGGGAAAAATCTAGTGGATCTGGTGAATCTACTCAAAAACTAATACAAAAGTTACGTCAAGTTCAGGAAGAAAGACAAACCTCAAACCAGGATCAATAAGTTGATCCAAGTTTGAATTTTATATTGTGGTGAGACAGTGTGGTGTGAAGGATCATTTAATTATTTCACCACCCTGTTTCTGCTTTTTGGAAAACATAGGCAGCGATGTCTAAAATATCTTGATCGCTTAATTTATTTTTGAAGGCTGGCATAGCATTTTTACCATTTTGTATTTGGTTGATAATTGCTTTGATCGGATCGGTGTCATAATTTTCTAGATATTTTGACAGTGCTGGTTTTTCCAAGGTTTTCTGTTCAATGAGGATGTTAGCTCCCCCTCTATGACAAGAAGCACAGTTAGCTTGAAAAATTTCACTACCGGTAGATGTTTCATCTGCTAGAGATGGATTGATAAGTGTAATATTGAATAATATGGCGATCGCTAATAGTAAGATTGATAAATATATTTTCATACTTTCAAGAGATTTTCCTCTGTAATAAAAAACAAAAACTAGCGGCAACGAGTCCATCCTACTATTTTCAAGGATACAACTTGTTACCGCTAATGCTCAGTGATTTAACAAACCTAGATTCTGAAAATGATTAACTAGGTTTTCAAACTTGTCAAAGTCTCAGCTTATTGAACAATTACTTTGCCTACCATGCCAGCACCACGGTGGGGTTCGCACCAGTATGTGTAAGTACCAGGTTCTGTGAAGGTGCTTTCAATTGACGCATTAGGTGCCATTAACAATTTTTTATGGCTCAATTCTTCATGTGCTTGAACGACAACGTTGTGGGGAGCTAATTTGTTGTTAACCCATTTAACTGTATCACCAGCAGCGATGGTCA from Okeanomitos corallinicola TIOX110 includes the following:
- the petJ gene encoding cytochrome c6 PetJ, which translates into the protein MKIYLSILLLAIAILFNITLINPSLADETSTGSEIFQANCASCHRGGANILIEQKTLEKPALSKYLENYDTDPIKAIINQIQNGKNAMPAFKNKLSDQDILDIAAYVFQKAETGW
- the petE gene encoding plastocyanin encodes the protein MKLIAASLKRLTLTVLTVLLVVGTFAIFTPTASADTVEIKMGADNGMLAFQPKEVTIAAGDTVKWVNNKLAPHNVVVQAHEELSHKKLLMAPNASIESTFTEPGTYTYWCEPHRGAGMVGKVIVQ
- a CDS encoding cation:proton antiporter, with the protein product MEASFQITLQMVFTVLAGISAQVMAAYFKLPSIVLLLLLGILLGADGVGLLHPHLLGTGLEVIVSLATAIILFEGGLKLDLKEMGRVSVSLQLLVTLGTLITLIGGSMAAHWLGEFPWNIAFLYASIVVVTGPTVVGPLLKQINVDRQVATLLEGEGVLIDPVGAILAYVVLDTILNGDPDPTKAIMGLALRLSVGAMIGGLGGYLMSLILKRANFLSFELKNLVVLAVLWGLFTLAQTIRSESGIMTTVAAGAVLANSSVPEERLLRSFKNQLTILSVSVLFILLAADLSIASVFALGWGSLLTVLVLMFLVRPINILLCTLNSDLNWRQKLFLSWVAPRGIVSASVASLFAISLTQRGVNGGDAIKALVFLTIIMTVFCQGLTAGWLVKLLRITSQDATGAVIVGCNPLSLLIARFFQERGEKVVMIDTDSEYFAQAEAQNLRVIASSALDTEVLEEAGIASLGTFLAMTNNGEVNFVLAQRAAEEFSPPRVLAVYPRNPQASNTKIQANNRVNQAFVQDFPIKTWHEYLNSSRVKLGTTTLNAAEFDVQQKHIQEKIQDGVLVPLLLEREESLQVMSVNQNWLVGDRIIYLLYDSRPNLLKRLSGASQSTALALETLPEVEEVPTAKLSQLSATEAPGN